In Shouchella patagoniensis, the following are encoded in one genomic region:
- the recN gene encoding DNA repair protein RecN yields the protein MLMELSIKNFAIIRSLTVPFEKGLTVLTGETGAGKSIIIDAIGLLLGGRGSAEFVRFGEKRAEIEGLFSLEPSHPVFNKLESLGIDLEEGMLILRRDITEAGKSICRINGKLMTIGSLREIGQSLIDVHGQHEHQSLMHPEEHLDLLDGFGGKELTKALAEYRKLYDQVLKLDKRMKELNQNAQEIAQKTDLYTYQLAEIEKAKLVPEEDLRLQADRFKLANSEKLYEALKRSYEHLYGEERGLDFISGMLSHLETAASIDEDIKPLYEQASSSFYMFEEATYSIREALDNVDFNPVTLEQVEARLAEIDKLKKKYGDSVEAILEYAAIIEEELEVISNKDDRMKELEEKHQAMIADLELEAETVTDLRKAAAAYLKDAIMIQLRDLYMEKTKFHVAFHSNGPHSFHKDGQDKVEFMISTNPGEPIKPLAKVASGGEISRIMLALKSIFSANGAVTSVIFDEVDTGVSGRVAQAIAEKIQRISNGSQVLCISHLPQVAAMADQHLYISKEEQGDRVITNVQSLTGITKVNELARMLSGVEVTEITRKNAQELLDQAKKKKVHP from the coding sequence ATGTTAATGGAACTATCCATTAAAAACTTTGCCATTATCCGATCGTTAACAGTTCCTTTTGAAAAAGGATTGACGGTATTAACAGGTGAAACAGGAGCTGGCAAATCAATTATTATTGATGCCATAGGATTACTACTTGGAGGAAGAGGATCAGCAGAATTTGTTCGATTCGGAGAAAAGCGCGCTGAAATTGAGGGTTTATTCTCTCTAGAACCATCTCACCCTGTTTTTAATAAACTTGAGTCTTTAGGCATTGACCTAGAAGAAGGAATGTTGATTTTACGACGTGATATTACGGAGGCAGGAAAAAGCATTTGCCGTATAAATGGAAAATTAATGACAATTGGCTCACTTCGAGAAATTGGACAATCATTAATTGATGTCCATGGTCAACATGAACATCAATCGTTGATGCATCCTGAAGAACATTTAGATTTATTAGATGGATTTGGTGGAAAAGAGTTAACGAAAGCATTAGCGGAATATCGCAAATTATATGATCAAGTCCTAAAGTTGGATAAGCGTATGAAAGAATTAAATCAAAATGCGCAAGAAATTGCTCAAAAAACGGATTTATATACGTATCAATTAGCAGAAATAGAAAAAGCGAAATTAGTACCTGAAGAAGATTTACGCCTCCAAGCTGATCGTTTTAAACTGGCGAATAGTGAAAAGCTTTATGAAGCATTAAAGCGTAGTTATGAACACTTGTATGGGGAAGAACGAGGATTAGATTTTATTAGCGGCATGCTTTCTCATCTTGAAACGGCAGCTTCAATTGATGAAGATATCAAGCCGTTATATGAACAAGCTTCCTCTAGTTTTTACATGTTTGAGGAGGCAACTTATTCAATTCGTGAAGCGTTGGATAATGTTGATTTTAATCCTGTCACGCTGGAACAGGTTGAAGCTCGTCTTGCTGAAATCGATAAGCTTAAGAAAAAATACGGGGATTCAGTTGAAGCGATCCTTGAGTATGCGGCTATAATTGAAGAGGAGCTTGAAGTCATATCAAATAAAGATGATCGGATGAAAGAATTAGAAGAAAAGCATCAAGCAATGATCGCTGACTTAGAATTAGAAGCAGAAACTGTAACGGATTTACGTAAAGCTGCGGCTGCTTACTTAAAAGATGCCATTATGATTCAACTAAGGGATTTATACATGGAGAAAACAAAATTCCATGTTGCTTTTCATTCAAATGGACCGCATTCCTTTCATAAAGATGGTCAAGATAAAGTCGAATTTATGATCTCAACGAATCCTGGGGAACCAATTAAGCCTTTAGCTAAAGTCGCTTCTGGTGGAGAGATATCAAGGATTATGCTGGCTCTGAAATCGATCTTTTCTGCTAATGGAGCGGTGACATCTGTTATTTTTGACGAAGTAGATACAGGTGTGAGTGGCAGGGTTGCTCAAGCAATTGCTGAGAAGATTCAACGCATATCAAATGGATCTCAAGTACTATGCATTTCTCATTTGCCCCAAGTAGCTGCGATGGCCGATCAGCATCTATACATTTCAAAAGAAGAACAGGGCGACCGGGTAATTACAAATGTGCAATCTTTGACAGGCATAACGAAGGTAAATGAGTTAGCAAGAATGTTATCTGGTGTTGAAGTAACTGAAATAACAAGAAAAAATGCACAGGAGTTACTTGATCAAGCAAAAAAGAAGAAAGTTCATCCATAG
- the ahrC gene encoding transcriptional regulator AhrC/ArgR, with amino-acid sequence MTKGQRHIKIREIITNHEIETQDELVDQLKSDGYNVTQATVSRDIKELHLVKVPLQDGRYKYSLPADQKFNPQQKLKRTLTDSFISINQAGNLVVMKAMPGNANAIAVLMDNLDWPELIGTICGDDTILIICRTEEEGREVSDRFLNML; translated from the coding sequence ATGACTAAAGGACAACGCCATATCAAAATTAGAGAAATTATTACAAACCATGAAATTGAAACTCAAGATGAGTTAGTGGATCAGTTAAAAAGTGATGGATACAATGTAACCCAGGCCACGGTTTCCAGAGATATTAAAGAACTACACCTTGTAAAAGTTCCTTTACAAGATGGTCGCTATAAGTACAGCTTACCAGCTGACCAAAAATTTAACCCACAGCAAAAGTTAAAACGGACACTAACAGATAGTTTTATTAGCATCAACCAAGCTGGAAATCTTGTGGTTATGAAAGCTATGCCAGGGAATGCGAATGCGATTGCTGTATTAATGGATAATCTAGACTGGCCTGAATTGATAGGAACTATTTGCGGAGATGATACAATTTTAATTATTTGTAGGACTGAAGAAGAAGGTCGAGAAGTGTCCGATCGATTTTTAAATATGCTTTAA
- a CDS encoding TlyA family RNA methyltransferase, protein MAKKERLDVLLVERGMAETREKAKRNIMAGLIYSGTERLDKPGMKVDADLPLRIKGNVLKYVSRGGLKLEKALNVFDFNVEGKVGLDIGASTGGFTDCALQQGAAQMYAVDVGYNQLAWKIRQDERVHVMERMNFRHATPEDFTMGQPHFATIDVSFISLRLILAPLFTILADGGDVCALIKPQFEAGKGQVGKKGIVRDPEIHKQVISEIIDFAIQLGFNTMQLDFSPITGGEGNVEFLLHLRKGETAQPITANEIESIVSASQMLKND, encoded by the coding sequence ATGGCAAAAAAAGAGCGTTTGGATGTTCTTCTCGTCGAAAGAGGCATGGCTGAAACCCGTGAGAAGGCAAAAAGAAATATTATGGCTGGTTTGATTTATAGCGGCACAGAACGATTAGATAAACCAGGAATGAAAGTTGATGCAGATCTTCCATTACGAATCAAGGGAAATGTCCTAAAGTATGTTAGCCGTGGGGGTTTAAAACTTGAGAAAGCATTAAACGTTTTTGATTTTAATGTAGAGGGGAAGGTTGGGCTCGATATTGGTGCTTCAACTGGTGGTTTTACTGATTGCGCCTTGCAACAGGGTGCAGCGCAAATGTATGCAGTTGATGTAGGATATAACCAACTTGCTTGGAAGATTCGACAAGACGAGCGTGTTCACGTGATGGAGCGAATGAATTTTCGTCATGCGACACCTGAAGATTTTACAATGGGACAACCTCATTTTGCGACAATAGATGTTTCCTTTATTTCCTTGCGGCTTATTCTTGCACCCCTCTTTACGATTCTAGCGGATGGTGGAGATGTATGTGCACTGATCAAGCCTCAATTTGAGGCTGGAAAGGGACAAGTTGGAAAAAAAGGAATTGTACGGGACCCTGAAATCCACAAACAAGTGATAAGTGAGATTATTGATTTCGCCATTCAACTTGGTTTTAACACGATGCAACTTGACTTTTCTCCTATAACTGGTGGTGAAGGAAATGTTGAATTCCTACTACACTTACGTAAAGGGGAAACTGCACAACCAATTACTGCAAATGAGATTGAATCAATCGTTTCTGCTTCGCAAATGTTGAAAAATGATTAA
- the dxs gene encoding 1-deoxy-D-xylulose-5-phosphate synthase, translated as MNLEEIHNPSFLKNYSNKQLEELAVDIRQFLIEKLSVSGGHIGPNLGVVELTLVLHQLFDSPKDKFLWDVGHQAYVHKILTGRASQFDTLRQYKGLCGFPKRNESVHDVWETGHSSTSLSGAMGMATARDLKGTDESVVAIIGDGALTGGMALEALNHIGHEQKNLIVVLNDNEMSIAPNVGALHSILGRLRTAGKYQKAKDEMEQLLRKIPAFGGKLADTAERLKDSLKYMVVSGIFFEEMGFTYLGPVDGHDLDDLKQNLNYAKKTNGPVLVHVITKKGKGYKPAEEDATGAWHGTGPYKIESGEMVKKAGPPSYPSVFANTLRTIAREDERLVAVTPAMPGGSKLDLFAKEFPDRMIDVGIAEQHAATMSAGLATQGMKPVYAVYSTFLQRGYDQVVHDICRQNLNVLIAIDRAGLVGADGETHQGVFDISFLRALPNMVILNPRNENELQHMLYTAIKYDDGPIAVRYPRGNGTGVKMDQSLKQLPIGKWEVLQDGNDATILTFGTMIPVAEKAIERLNQAGHSIRLINANSVKPLDEEMLKKVAEEGTPILTIEESVLQGGFGSAVMEFYNESSLQVEIKRLGIPDWFIEHGSVGELYEEIGLTPENVADTLVKMLPRKQKRA; from the coding sequence ATGAACCTTGAAGAAATCCATAATCCGAGTTTCTTGAAGAACTATTCGAATAAACAGCTTGAAGAATTGGCTGTTGATATTCGACAATTCTTGATTGAAAAGCTTTCGGTTAGTGGCGGCCATATTGGGCCGAATTTAGGCGTAGTAGAACTAACTTTAGTTTTGCATCAGTTATTTGATAGTCCAAAAGACAAGTTTTTATGGGATGTTGGTCATCAGGCATATGTTCATAAAATTTTGACGGGTCGTGCATCTCAGTTTGATACATTACGCCAGTATAAAGGGCTTTGTGGGTTCCCGAAGCGTAATGAAAGCGTACACGATGTTTGGGAAACCGGTCACAGCTCTACATCCCTTTCTGGAGCGATGGGAATGGCGACTGCTAGAGATTTAAAAGGGACGGATGAGAGTGTCGTAGCCATTATTGGAGACGGGGCACTTACCGGGGGAATGGCATTAGAAGCGTTAAATCACATTGGTCACGAACAAAAGAATTTAATTGTTGTCCTTAATGATAACGAAATGTCGATTGCGCCAAATGTCGGTGCGCTTCATAGTATATTAGGCAGATTGCGGACTGCTGGAAAGTATCAAAAGGCAAAAGATGAAATGGAACAATTGCTTCGGAAAATCCCTGCTTTTGGAGGGAAATTGGCAGATACAGCAGAACGTTTAAAAGACAGCTTGAAGTATATGGTCGTATCAGGCATCTTTTTTGAGGAGATGGGCTTTACTTACTTAGGTCCAGTAGATGGACATGATCTTGATGATTTAAAGCAAAATTTAAATTATGCAAAGAAAACGAACGGTCCAGTTCTCGTTCATGTCATTACGAAAAAAGGAAAAGGATATAAACCAGCAGAAGAAGATGCAACAGGAGCATGGCATGGTACCGGACCTTATAAAATTGAAAGCGGCGAGATGGTTAAAAAAGCAGGGCCTCCAAGTTATCCAAGCGTCTTTGCAAATACGCTTAGAACGATTGCGAGAGAAGATGAGCGCTTGGTGGCTGTAACACCAGCTATGCCAGGTGGTTCAAAATTGGATTTGTTTGCTAAAGAGTTCCCTGATCGAATGATTGATGTTGGGATTGCAGAACAGCATGCAGCTACGATGTCGGCTGGTCTTGCGACGCAAGGAATGAAACCAGTGTATGCTGTATACTCAACATTTTTACAACGTGGATATGACCAAGTTGTGCACGATATCTGTCGTCAGAACCTCAATGTATTAATTGCGATTGATCGCGCTGGTTTAGTGGGAGCAGATGGCGAAACACATCAAGGTGTGTTTGATATTTCGTTTTTACGTGCATTACCGAATATGGTTATTTTGAATCCGCGTAATGAAAATGAATTGCAGCATATGCTCTATACAGCAATTAAATATGATGATGGACCAATTGCTGTCAGATATCCTCGAGGCAATGGGACAGGCGTAAAAATGGACCAAAGCTTAAAACAATTGCCAATTGGAAAGTGGGAAGTTTTACAAGACGGAAATGATGCCACGATTTTAACCTTTGGTACAATGATTCCAGTTGCTGAAAAAGCAATTGAACGTTTAAATCAAGCAGGTCACTCAATTCGTTTAATCAATGCCAATTCTGTTAAACCACTTGATGAAGAGATGCTTAAAAAAGTAGCTGAAGAAGGGACCCCGATCTTAACAATTGAAGAATCGGTGCTACAAGGCGGTTTTGGAAGTGCAGTTATGGAATTTTATAATGAAAGCAGTCTGCAAGTAGAAATTAAGCGTTTAGGTATTCCAGATTGGTTTATCGAACATGGAAGTGTTGGTGAACTTTATGAAGAGATTGGGTTAACACCTGAAAACGTAGCGGATACGCTCGTTAAAATGCTTCCAAGGAAACAAAAAAGGGCGTAG
- a CDS encoding polyprenyl synthetase family protein: MSTLFEAFLQEARRLIDRSLPEYVSNLETEHRLKEAMLYSLEAGGKRVRPVLLMAVLDAYNKPMTDGLEVASALEMVHTYSLIHDDLPAMDDDDLRRGQPTNHKVFGEATAILAGDALLTQSFALIAHAEHIRPDVKVELISSFSKAAGAAGMVGGQLADMLAEGKHVTVDQLKSIHERKTGELLAYAVRAGALIAGASEAETFKLAQYGKEIGLLFQIKDDILDVEGDALAIGKPIGSDVLNDKSTYPGLLGMDGAKAMLETHFKRAMAPLEELGLQGTLLEDLANYIVSRNH, translated from the coding sequence GTGAGCACATTATTTGAAGCCTTTTTGCAAGAAGCAAGAAGGCTTATAGATCGAAGTCTACCAGAATACGTGAGCAATCTTGAAACAGAGCACCGACTAAAAGAAGCAATGCTGTACTCACTCGAAGCGGGTGGTAAGCGGGTTCGTCCAGTTTTGTTAATGGCTGTATTAGATGCTTATAATAAACCAATGACAGATGGATTAGAAGTGGCTTCTGCACTTGAAATGGTCCACACATATTCATTAATTCATGACGACCTGCCTGCGATGGATGATGATGATTTAAGACGTGGGCAACCGACAAATCATAAAGTTTTTGGTGAAGCAACTGCGATTCTTGCTGGTGATGCGTTGCTAACACAAAGTTTTGCCTTAATTGCCCATGCAGAACATATACGTCCTGATGTAAAAGTCGAATTAATATCATCATTCAGTAAAGCTGCTGGGGCAGCTGGTATGGTTGGGGGTCAGCTTGCGGACATGCTTGCAGAAGGCAAGCATGTTACCGTCGATCAACTGAAATCCATACATGAGCGCAAAACAGGCGAATTGCTTGCATATGCTGTTCGAGCAGGGGCTTTGATTGCTGGAGCGAGTGAGGCGGAAACATTCAAATTAGCTCAATATGGAAAAGAAATTGGTCTTTTGTTTCAAATAAAAGACGATATTCTTGATGTTGAAGGAGACGCTTTAGCGATCGGGAAACCGATAGGAAGTGATGTTTTAAATGATAAGAGTACGTATCCAGGTCTTTTGGGGATGGATGGGGCAAAAGCGATGCTTGAGACCCATTTCAAGAGAGCGATGGCGCCATTAGAAGAACTTGGGTTACAAGGTACATTATTAGAGGATTTGGCCAACTACATAGTCAGCCGCAACCACTAA
- the xseB gene encoding exodeoxyribonuclease VII small subunit, whose amino-acid sequence MGEKKQKDMPFEDAMKQLEDLVEQLEEGDVPLEKAIELFKEGMDLSKMCHDKLTKVETELDQIMHEDGELVETDLQKGAGE is encoded by the coding sequence ATGGGTGAGAAGAAGCAAAAAGATATGCCGTTTGAAGATGCGATGAAGCAACTAGAAGATCTCGTAGAACAATTAGAAGAAGGAGACGTACCTTTGGAAAAAGCAATTGAACTTTTTAAAGAAGGAATGGATCTTTCAAAAATGTGTCATGATAAATTAACTAAGGTTGAAACTGAACTTGACCAAATTATGCATGAGGACGGGGAATTGGTCGAAACGGACTTACAAAAGGGGGCAGGCGAGTGA
- the xseA gene encoding exodeoxyribonuclease VII large subunit produces MNQAWTVSEATRYIKQLLEDDPQLPEVWIRGEVSNFKQHSRGHMYFTIKDDASRMQAVMFAGHNRFLRFKPENGMNVLIRGEINVYEPYGQYQFYAKEMQPDGIGSLHVAYERLKKQLEEEGVFAQERKRAIPRFPKHIAIITSPTGAAIKDMMTTLKRRFPQVRVTLLPVLVQGDAAPSSIVRAIEQASLANIFDLLIVGRGGGSIEELWAFNEEVVARAIVSSSAPVISAVGHETDFTISDFSADLRAPTPTAAAELAVPDYRELVTHIQALNQRLRRNLQEQMQKEKVRLERISRSYAFRYPKQLVEQKEQQLDQLLDRLTRIIHQDVLEKKQKYTYLHRSIARQHPRLRLQQLRKEHHDKEQRLLRGMRLELNEKKQLLGSLISNLELLSPLKIMERGYSLAYRGDTLVKSVHDANINDQITVTLRNGRIYTKVTGKDEIDSGGETNG; encoded by the coding sequence TTGAACCAAGCATGGACAGTTAGTGAAGCCACTCGTTACATTAAACAGCTGTTAGAAGATGATCCTCAATTGCCGGAAGTTTGGATACGCGGTGAAGTTTCTAATTTTAAACAACACTCGCGTGGGCATATGTATTTTACAATTAAGGACGATGCTTCCCGAATGCAAGCAGTTATGTTTGCGGGGCATAATCGTTTTTTGCGGTTTAAACCGGAAAATGGAATGAATGTATTAATTCGTGGAGAAATCAATGTTTATGAACCATATGGACAATATCAATTCTACGCCAAAGAAATGCAGCCTGATGGTATAGGTAGTCTTCATGTTGCATATGAGCGTTTGAAAAAACAATTAGAAGAAGAAGGGGTTTTTGCACAAGAACGTAAACGTGCGATCCCTCGTTTTCCAAAACATATAGCCATTATTACTTCGCCAACTGGTGCCGCAATAAAAGACATGATGACAACACTAAAGCGAAGGTTTCCGCAAGTGCGTGTCACTCTTCTGCCTGTTTTAGTTCAAGGAGATGCAGCTCCTTCCTCAATTGTACGAGCTATTGAGCAGGCAAGCCTTGCGAATATCTTTGATCTCTTAATCGTTGGTCGAGGTGGAGGATCTATCGAAGAATTATGGGCATTTAACGAAGAGGTTGTTGCTCGTGCAATTGTTTCTTCTTCGGCGCCTGTAATATCGGCAGTTGGTCATGAAACAGATTTTACGATTAGCGATTTCTCGGCTGATTTAAGAGCTCCCACTCCTACGGCTGCTGCTGAATTAGCTGTACCGGATTACCGTGAGTTAGTAACGCACATACAAGCGCTAAATCAACGATTGCGACGTAATTTGCAAGAACAAATGCAAAAAGAAAAAGTTCGCCTAGAACGTATTAGTCGTTCTTATGCGTTTCGATATCCAAAACAACTTGTAGAACAAAAAGAACAGCAATTAGACCAGTTATTAGATAGGTTAACTCGTATTATTCATCAGGATGTACTTGAAAAAAAACAAAAGTATACCTATTTGCATCGTAGCATTGCAAGACAACATCCAAGGTTGCGGCTTCAACAGTTAAGAAAAGAGCATCACGACAAAGAACAACGTTTGTTAAGAGGGATGCGACTTGAATTGAACGAAAAAAAACAATTACTGGGCTCGTTAATCTCAAATTTGGAGTTGTTAAGTCCCCTTAAAATTATGGAGCGTGGGTATTCTCTTGCTTACCGAGGCGACACGTTAGTTAAATCTGTGCACGACGCAAATATAAATGACCAGATTACTGTGACGCTTAGAAATGGTCGCATCTACACGAAAGTAACAGGTAAAGATGAAATTGACAGCGGGGGTGAGACAAATGGGTGA
- the nusB gene encoding transcription antitermination factor NusB: MNRRVARLRAVQTLYQLSLISTIEVDQAIQNTLNDEEEPSDFYKQLLYGTLEHKAEIDSYLSGNLKGYTLDRLGHVDRAIARMSLFEMLYIDDIQMNITLNEAIELAKAFGGIDAGRFMNGVLSNSYEAAIKTDNNK; encoded by the coding sequence ATGAACCGACGTGTAGCAAGACTTAGAGCTGTTCAAACGCTGTATCAATTAAGTTTGATCTCAACAATTGAGGTTGACCAAGCGATTCAGAATACGCTCAATGACGAAGAAGAACCAAGCGATTTTTATAAACAGCTTCTTTATGGGACACTTGAGCATAAAGCGGAAATCGATTCTTATTTAAGTGGAAACTTAAAAGGGTATACTTTAGACCGATTAGGTCATGTTGATCGTGCGATTGCAAGAATGTCTTTGTTTGAAATGTTGTATATTGATGATATTCAAATGAATATTACTTTAAACGAAGCGATTGAATTAGCGAAAGCGTTTGGAGGAATTGACGCTGGTCGTTTTATGAATGGGGTCTTATCAAATTCATATGAAGCTGCTATTAAAACGGACAACAACAAGTAA
- a CDS encoding Asp23/Gls24 family envelope stress response protein → MEDHQLLELDEQKSGLGKVEISPEVIEVIAGIATQEVEGVAALRGNFAADVAERLGRKNHGKGVKVELSEDGIVVDVSIIIAYGAAVPEVANLIQLNIQQALETMTAIRLNEINVHVVGVYFESAEAPVESDPELA, encoded by the coding sequence ATGGAAGATCACCAATTATTAGAGCTTGATGAGCAAAAAAGCGGTCTAGGGAAAGTGGAAATTTCTCCAGAAGTGATTGAAGTGATTGCAGGAATTGCTACACAAGAAGTTGAAGGCGTAGCGGCTCTGCGTGGAAATTTTGCCGCAGATGTTGCAGAACGCCTTGGACGTAAGAATCATGGAAAAGGCGTTAAGGTTGAATTAAGCGAAGATGGTATTGTAGTTGATGTTTCTATTATTATCGCTTATGGGGCTGCTGTTCCTGAAGTAGCCAATCTCATTCAACTTAATATTCAACAAGCTCTTGAAACAATGACGGCTATTCGCCTTAATGAAATTAATGTTCATGTTGTTGGCGTTTATTTTGAATCTGCTGAGGCTCCCGTTGAAAGCGATCCGGAATTAGCATAA
- the accC gene encoding acetyl-CoA carboxylase biotin carboxylase subunit — MIKRILVANRGEIAVRIIRACKELGIETVAVFSEADAEALHVQLADEAFCIGPTPSAKSYLNFTNLMSVATLTETDAIHPGYGFLAENADFAEICADCNITFIGPSPNAINRMGTKDVARETMKAAGVPIVPGSDGIVESIDEAKRIANEIGYPVIIKATAGGGGKGIRVARDEQELKSGIQITQQEAQTAFGNPGVYLEKYIEDFRHVEIQVIADNFGNTIHLGERDCSIQRRLQKLVEETPSPALTVEKRKQMGEAAVAAAKAVEYAGAGTVEFIYDHHTGDYYFMEMNTRIQVEHPVTEMVTGIDLIKEQIRVANNETLSYSQEEVTFTGWAIECRINAENPLKNFMPSPGKIVDYLAPGGFGVRVDSAVYPGYTISPFYDSMIAKVITHGATRQEAIARMKRALEEFEIEGVDTTIPFHLRLLDHEVFVTGDFNTKFIEQYDVMSVDK, encoded by the coding sequence ATGATAAAAAGGATCTTAGTAGCCAATCGTGGAGAAATCGCAGTGCGTATTATTCGTGCTTGCAAGGAGTTAGGCATTGAAACGGTGGCTGTATTTTCTGAAGCAGATGCTGAAGCATTACATGTTCAGCTTGCGGATGAGGCTTTCTGTATTGGGCCAACCCCTTCAGCCAAAAGCTACTTAAACTTTACTAATTTAATGAGCGTTGCGACGTTAACAGAAACAGATGCGATTCATCCAGGTTATGGATTTCTGGCAGAAAATGCCGATTTTGCAGAGATCTGTGCAGACTGCAATATCACTTTTATTGGACCGAGTCCAAATGCAATTAATCGAATGGGTACAAAAGACGTCGCTAGAGAGACAATGAAAGCAGCGGGAGTTCCAATTGTTCCAGGTTCAGATGGAATTGTAGAATCAATTGATGAAGCAAAACGAATTGCCAATGAGATCGGTTATCCTGTTATTATTAAGGCTACCGCTGGTGGCGGTGGAAAAGGTATTCGTGTCGCTCGCGATGAACAGGAACTAAAGTCAGGTATTCAAATTACTCAGCAGGAAGCACAAACTGCTTTTGGTAATCCAGGTGTATATCTTGAGAAGTATATTGAAGATTTCAGACATGTGGAGATTCAAGTTATAGCGGATAATTTCGGAAATACGATTCATTTAGGTGAACGGGATTGTTCAATCCAGCGTCGACTTCAGAAATTGGTTGAAGAAACTCCTTCCCCGGCTTTAACGGTAGAAAAACGAAAGCAAATGGGTGAGGCTGCTGTCGCTGCTGCAAAAGCGGTTGAATACGCTGGAGCAGGAACGGTAGAGTTTATTTACGATCATCATACGGGTGATTATTATTTTATGGAAATGAATACCCGTATTCAGGTTGAGCATCCTGTTACAGAAATGGTCACCGGAATCGATTTAATTAAAGAACAAATTCGTGTCGCAAATAATGAGACGCTGTCTTATTCACAAGAAGAAGTCACTTTTACAGGTTGGGCAATTGAATGTAGGATAAATGCTGAAAATCCATTGAAGAATTTTATGCCATCACCTGGAAAGATCGTTGATTATTTAGCACCAGGTGGATTTGGAGTTCGGGTGGATTCTGCGGTTTATCCTGGTTATACAATTTCTCCATTTTATGATTCGATGATTGCTAAAGTGATTACGCATGGCGCAACACGACAAGAAGCGATTGCTCGGATGAAACGAGCGCTTGAAGAGTTTGAAATTGAAGGTGTTGATACAACTATTCCATTCCATTTACGTTTACTCGACCATGAGGTTTTTGTAACAGGTGATTTTAATACGAAATTTATTGAACAGTATGATGTGATGTCTGTTGACAAATAA
- the accB gene encoding acetyl-CoA carboxylase biotin carboxyl carrier protein, whose protein sequence is MLKIDEIKSLIEALDASSINELELEQENVKLSLKKQINAAPELTQSQQKPEPVAVQPTQTSISEEKAAFEQAPEKADDRNLFTVTSPMVGTFYSAPSPDSDPYVQEGDSVNEETVVCIVEAMKLMNPIVADTKGKIVEIVAQNGELVEYGQPLMVVECN, encoded by the coding sequence ATGTTAAAAATAGACGAGATTAAAAGTTTAATAGAAGCTTTAGATGCCTCATCAATTAATGAGCTTGAGCTGGAACAAGAGAATGTAAAACTATCACTTAAAAAACAAATAAACGCTGCTCCAGAGTTGACTCAAAGTCAGCAAAAACCAGAACCAGTAGCAGTTCAACCTACACAAACATCGATCTCAGAGGAAAAAGCTGCTTTCGAACAAGCGCCAGAAAAAGCAGATGACCGTAATTTATTTACTGTGACATCCCCAATGGTGGGCACGTTTTATTCAGCGCCTTCTCCTGATTCTGATCCATACGTGCAAGAGGGAGATTCAGTAAATGAAGAAACAGTTGTTTGTATAGTGGAAGCAATGAAATTGATGAATCCGATTGTGGCTGATACAAAAGGAAAAATCGTTGAAATTGTTGCACAGAACGGAGAACTTGTGGAATATGGACAGCCATTAATGGTTGTTGAATGTAACTAG